Below is a window of Chryseobacterium arthrosphaerae DNA.
CGTCTTTCAGCACAATAGGAGCTGAAGGAACGATAAGGTGCTCCTTACTTTTAAAATAATCTAAAAATTTTTGACGTATCTCTTGTGATGTCATAGTATTGCTTTTGCTTTTTTTAATATCAAATTTTGATAAGATGCAAATTTACTATTTTTAAGCGATTTGTAATAATTTTATGCTATGTTTTGAATGGTGCCGGCATTAGCTTTCAGGATATTTGTTTTTTCCGGTACAAACCGTTGATAAAGCTTACAGGGTTCAAAAACATGTAAGGTTTGAGGGATGGGAAATGGTTGTTCCCAATAGAGAAGATGCAGATTTAATTATATGTAAAATCAGGTTATTCATAAATTTTGCAATTTCCCACTTAACTTATTATCTTCGTTATGATCTGAGATAAGACAAAAAATCCTTCCCATGACAAAAGACGAAGAGTTGAAAAACTGGATAGAGCAGTATTCCGGGCCGCTTCTGAAAAAAGCACTGTATCTGCTTTCCGATAAAGAAGATGCCCAGGATGTGGTTCAGGATGTTTTTCTGGCTGCCTACTCAGCCTATGATTCCTTTGAGGGGAAAAGCCAGCCTTTAACCTGGCTGATGGCGATACTGCAACGGAAAGTTGCTGATTTTTACCGAAAAAAATACAAATCTGAGCCTCATGTAAGACTTGACCATTTTTTTGACGAAACGGGATCCTGGAAAAGGAATGATGTACTGAAAAGCTGGGATGCATCAGATACCGGTGATGAACTTTTAGATAATAATGATTTCAACAAAACACTTGAAGAATGTATTGAAGAATTGCCTGCAAGGTGGAAAATTTTGCTAAAAATGTATTATATCGAAGAAAAAAAAGCACCAGAAGTGAGTCAGGAATTAAATGTTTCAACGACTAACCTTTGGAAGATCCTTCAGAGGACCCGGATGCAGCTTCGGGAATGTCTGGAATTTAACTGGTTTTCAAGAGTATAAGTGATTTAAATGATAAAAAAGATTTTACATATATTATTTCTTCCATGCAGCGAGGCCACTCTGCTGATGGAAAAGCGTAATGCGGGATTGATTTCTGCCGGAGAAAACAGAAAGCTTAACCTGCATATCATGATCTGTAAATGGTGTAAGGCCTATAATGAAAAGTTAAAGCTTCTCGATAAGCTTTTTGAAAAGACATTTTCTCAGCAAAAAACTGAAATAAATGAATCTGAAATTCAGGATTTTAAAAATAAAATGATTGAGAAATTGAATTTTTAAGAAAATTTTGTCAGGATTTTAAAATGGCTCCGACTATACTTTTGAAAACAATAAAGTATCAATTAAAATCTTAAAGACATGGTCGGAACTACACACAAAATTACCCCAAGCCAATCAACCTATACCATCGGGTATTACCTTTCACTTTTCGGGGCAGCCCTCATCCTGTTATGGATAGGAATTTTCAAATTTACCCCAACTGAAGCGGCAGCAATAAAACCTCTGGTAGAAAACCATTTTCTGACATTTTTCGTATATAGAGTAATGAGTGTTCAGACAGTGTCAAACCTTATCGGAGCGATAGAAATTATCATTGCCTTATTACTGGTATTTAGTGCGAAATTTGCTGTACTGAAAAAGTATGCCGGAATAGGTATGATCGTCACTTTCATGGTAACATTGAGCTATCTGTTTACTACGCCGGGAGTCTGGAGGGTGGTAGATGGGGTGCCCGTGACAGATTTTTTTATTTTAAAAGACCTTATGCTTTTAGGATTTGGATTGATGATCGTTCAAAGTAATAAATAATGAATAAAAAGCTAAATATGAAAAATATATTAATTGTACTCGGGATTATTCTGGGTATAGCAGTATTTGCTGCAGGATCCGGGCTTTTTAAGAAGACGAAGCCCAATGAAGCTGAAACTAAAAAAGAAAAACAGGAAATTATGGATAACAAAAACGTCAGAGAGATTTATTTTGCAGGCGGATGTTTCTGGGGAACAGAACATTTTTTTCAACAGATCCGTGGAGTAGTAGGAACGGAAGTGGGATATGCCAACGGAAATACCCAGAATCCTACTTATGAAGAAGTGGTAAGCCATACTACAGGTTTTGCCGAAACGGTAAAAGTGAAGTATGATCCGGAACAGGTAGATCTGAAGCTTCTGATTGATCTGTACTTTAAAACAATTGATCCTACAAGTAAGGATCAGCAGGGAAATGACAGAGGTAATCAGTACAGAACGGGAATTTATTTTACCGATAAAACGGATGAAGCCGTAGTAAAAGGCGAAGTGCAGAAGCTGGCAAAAAATTACAGCAAACCTATATTGGTGGAAACCATTCCTCTGAAAAACTTCTACAAAGCGGAAGATTATCACCAGGATTACCTGGATAAAAATCCGGGCGGATACTGCCATATTGAACCGGGACTGTTTGAAATGGCCAAAAAAGCCAATCCGCTTCCGGCAGCAACAAAAGCAACCTCTTATCAAAAGCAGGATAAAAAAGTTTTAAAAGAAAAACTGACTGCCGAGCAATATAATGTTACCCAGGAAAACGGCACTGAAAGACCTTTCCAAAACGAGTACTGGGATGAAACCCGAGAAGGAATATATGTAGATATCACCACCGGGGAACCTTTATTTGTTTCTACAGATAAATTTGAGTCGGGGTGTGGATGGCCAAGCTTTTCAAAACCGATTACCAAAAGTCTGATTGATGAAAAACTTGACCGTACCCACGGTATGACAAGAGTAGAAGTCAGAAGTAAAACAGGAGATGCCCATCTGGGACACGTATTTACGGATGGTCCTAAAGATAAAGGAGGTCTTCGGTATTGTATCAACAGTGCTTCCTTGAAGTTTATTCCCAAAGCGGAAATGGAAACAAAAGGGTATGGAGAATACCTTCCGCTGCTGGATAAAAAATAATATTTTTTGAGAGTATATGATTAAAGTTCCGGCTGAACCTGAAGGTTCAGCCGGAACTATTTTGTAACAACGGAGATTTGTGCACCGGTGTAAGTATACAATTCTCAATGAATGAAGGATAAAGATTGCATCCGGTTATTTAAATTCTGTTCCGGCTCAAGTACATCTGGAATCTTTCTTTAATGCTGAGCATCGAGATATTTAAAAATAGTAAAAACCCGAAAATCATGTAAAAAGACTGTTGTGGTAAATGGGATAGCTGATATTCAAATTTTTGAAACCCTCTGAAGTAATATTCTTCAGGAAAATGGGAAAGGGTTCCGCATCTGAACATGAGTGACATATCAATATCTTTAAGAGTGGGGTCTATAAAAGAATGGACCGCAAAAATATGCCCTGTTTCCTCCAGGTCAATTTCATACTGATATTGCTTTGCTATTTCCATATCATTCATCACAGATACAAAATCACCATACGTATTATTATTGTTTAAGATAAACTCAATGCCTGTATGCTTTTCATTCCTTTTCTGAAGGTTCCGGAGTTCGGTAACATACAGTTCTGAGTTCTGCTTGGCAGTACCGGGAGCTATTGCTATTCTTTTATAATTCCAGTTTCTGTAGGGCACAAATGAGATGGGGCTTTGTATGTCTTCTCTTATTTTTGCAGGAATACCAATATCCATTACACGGACGTTGATCTCCTCAAACTTCTTATTACCGTAATACCAGAATAATACAGGAATGATCAGGGCACTGATCAGGCCCGGAAAATAGCAGATCTTTTTCATACAAATCTCTTTTTGTTGATTTGAAGATTTTGTTTAATGCTGAACAGGGAAATACTGAACAGGATCATAAAGCCCATGAAAAGATAATAGGCTTCTTTGGTAAGGTGAATGAAAAATTCACGGGTCTTATCAAAAAGATTAGGCTTCGGTATATTGTCATCTACAATTGAACCTGAATCTATTGCTTCAATCACTACATCATTACAAAGATAGCATGGTTCAGAATTCGGTTTCTGATACATAACGGGAACCAGCAAATGCCCTGTTTTTTCAAGATCTAATCCGTATTCTTCATGTTTTGTTATGTGCATGTCATTTAAAAGAGAAACAAAATCACCATAGGTATTTCCTTCTCCTAATATAAATTCAATACCTGTTTTTTGTTCATTTCTTTGCTGTAGCGCCCTGACTTCCGAAATATATAAGCCTGAATTTTCTTTTGCCTTACCAGAGGGAATAAATATTTTTTTATAGTTCCAGTTTCTTAATGGCTCAAGCGTATCGTTATAATTGCTGTTATCCTGATTTAGTTTGGCCGGAATTCTAATATCCATCACCGATGTTGTTACTTCTTCGATTTTTTTGTTGCCGTAATACCACAATAGTACAGGAATTACTAATGCGCTTATTAATCCCGGAAAATAATAGACTCTTATCATATCAGCCTTTTTCTGTTAATCTGAAGATTTTCTTTAATACTGAACATGGAAATATTCACCAATAATAGAAACCCGAAAATCATGTAAAAAGATTGCTTTGGAATGTGATTGACAAATGTTTCCGGTTGGATTAAACTGAGAGTTCCTTTTTTACGATGATATTCAGGGCCAATTGATCCTCCACAGATCGGACCCTTTTCCTTGTCCGGATCTTTATAAAAATGAACAGCAAAAAAATGGCCTGTTTTTTCCATATCCACACCATAAGTTTCCTGTTGAGCAAGTTGCATTACATCCATCAGAGCAATGAAATCCTGATATGTGTTTTTATCGTTGATGATAAATTCAATTCCTGATTCTTTCTTATTTCCTGCCTGAAGTTTTTTCAATTCAGAAATATAGAATTCCTGATTTTGAAGAGCAGTATGGGGCTTAACTAAAATTTTCTTGTAATTCCAGTTCCTATAAGGTTCAAAAGTATTGTCGAGGGGTGTATTGGCCTTGATTTTAGCAGGAAGTCCAAGATCCATTACAGTATATTGCGGATGAACTCTCTGATTCCCATAATACCAGAATAAAACCGGTATCAGTACCGCACTGA
It encodes the following:
- the msrB gene encoding peptide-methionine (R)-S-oxide reductase MsrB, translating into MKNILIVLGIILGIAVFAAGSGLFKKTKPNEAETKKEKQEIMDNKNVREIYFAGGCFWGTEHFFQQIRGVVGTEVGYANGNTQNPTYEEVVSHTTGFAETVKVKYDPEQVDLKLLIDLYFKTIDPTSKDQQGNDRGNQYRTGIYFTDKTDEAVVKGEVQKLAKNYSKPILVETIPLKNFYKAEDYHQDYLDKNPGGYCHIEPGLFEMAKKANPLPAATKATSYQKQDKKVLKEKLTAEQYNVTQENGTERPFQNEYWDETREGIYVDITTGEPLFVSTDKFESGCGWPSFSKPITKSLIDEKLDRTHGMTRVEVRSKTGDAHLGHVFTDGPKDKGGLRYCINSASLKFIPKAEMETKGYGEYLPLLDKK
- a CDS encoding sigma-70 family RNA polymerase sigma factor; translated protein: MTKDEELKNWIEQYSGPLLKKALYLLSDKEDAQDVVQDVFLAAYSAYDSFEGKSQPLTWLMAILQRKVADFYRKKYKSEPHVRLDHFFDETGSWKRNDVLKSWDASDTGDELLDNNDFNKTLEECIEELPARWKILLKMYYIEEKKAPEVSQELNVSTTNLWKILQRTRMQLRECLEFNWFSRV
- a CDS encoding DUF417 family protein, whose protein sequence is MVGTTHKITPSQSTYTIGYYLSLFGAALILLWIGIFKFTPTEAAAIKPLVENHFLTFFVYRVMSVQTVSNLIGAIEIIIALLLVFSAKFAVLKKYAGIGMIVTFMVTLSYLFTTPGVWRVVDGVPVTDFFILKDLMLLGFGLMIVQSNK